AAAGGTCCTGATGTTGGGATGTGGCGAAAAATCGGTTCGCTTCCGTCCCCACCTGAATGTAAGCCAGGATGAAATCCTCCATGGTATAGAAAAAATCAGACTTTCCTTGAAAAAGCTTACCTGATTGATTATACTTACACCCCCTACCCCGAAAAAGGTCGTCTTTCTACGGACGGCCTTTTTTCTTTTATGCAGGATATTGTATATTCACCTGGAACTGAATGATGTCACACGGAAAACTCTACATGGTGGCCACACCGATCGGAAATCTTGAAGATATCACCTTCCGTGCGGTGGAAACGTTAAAACGGGCGGATGTGGTTGCCTGTGAAGATACCCGTGTGACTCGCATTCTTTTGGATAAATATGGGATTACACCTCAGAAAATTATTTCCCATCATCAGCATAATGAAAAAAACAGTATCCCGGGCATTTTGAAATTACTACAGGAAGGACACATGGTGGCCCTGGTTTCCGATGCCGGTACACCTGTGATCAGTGATCCGGGTAATGGACTGGTCCGTGAAGCTGTAAAAGCCGGTATCCCCGTTATCCCCATTCCAGGTCCCTCTGCCGTAACGACCCTCTTAAGTGTATGCCATTTCCCCGTGGATATGTACACTTTTGAAGGATTCCTCCCCCATAAAAAAGGGCGTCAGACCCGATTAAAACAGATGGCAGAACGTGCCCATGTGACGGTCCTTTTTGAATCCACTCACCGAATACTCAAGTTATTGGAAGAACTACAGGTCTATTGCGGGGAGCGGGATCTGCTGGTTGGCCGGGAACTGACGAAGATTCATGAAACTTTATTCAGGGGTACAGTAAGTGAAGCTCAGTCCTGGTTTCAGGATCATCCCGTCAAAGGAGAATTTGTGTTGATCGTGGCTCCACCTGTTAAAAAAACAGCATGTGCCCAAAAGAAATCATGACTTCGTGCCATAAAATGAGTATCATTCAAAAAAATTGAGGAAAATTATGGGTTTTCAGGTTGTAGATCATCCACTGATTAAACATAAACTGGGACTTTTACGACGGGTGGATACAAGTATCTCTCATTTCCGGCAACTAACCCAGGAAATTACGATTCTCCTGACCTATGAAGCGACCCGGGATCTGATTCTGGAACCCCGGAGTGTGATGACCTGGCAGGGGAAAGCCCAGGCAGAACGCATCTCAGGTAAGAAAATATCCGTGGTACCCATTCTTCGGGCCGGACTGGGGATGCTGGATGGTGTGTTGGCCCTTATTCCCTCTGCCCGGGTGAATGTGGTTGGACTCTATCGCAATGAAGAAACCCTCTATCCGGTGGAATATTACAAAAAGTTCAATAATGATATTCAAATTCGGGATGCCTTAATCATCGACCCCATGCTGGCAACCGGACACTCCATGGCCAAGGTATGCGAAATGCTGGCAGAAGAAGGCTGCTCCAATATCAAAGCCTTGTGCATGGTAGCTGCACCGGAAGGAGTTCAATATATGGATGAGCATTTTCCCGGCGTGACAATCTATGCCGCCGCCCTGGATGACCATTTGAATGAGGATGGTTATATCATTCCCGGACTTGGAGATGCAGGGGACCGGATTTTCGGAACGAAGTAAATAACATGTGTTCATAATTAAATATCGTTTTTTCCCAAAATTTACCCTCTTTTATTATAAAATTCTTTCAATCGTAACTGTTTCATGTCATGTGAATCACATGTCCGCTTAAGGAATATGATAACTCATAACATAAAAAAAAGCGGGTCAATCCATGAAAAAATTGTTGATTTTGGGTGCCGGAACAGCAGGAACGATGATGGCCAATAAGTTGGTGAAACAGCTGGATAAGGAAGAGTGGAAAATCACCCTCGTAGACAAGGTGGAAGAACATTATTATCAGCCTGGGCTCTTATTTATCCCTTTCAATATTTACAAAAGGAATGATGTAATCAAGCCAAAACGGGATTTTATCCCCTCAGATGTGGATCTGATTATGTCAGATATTGAGGTCATCGAACCGGAACAAAACCGGGTGAAACTTCAAAACGGGCAGGTGTTAAGTTATGATTTTCTGATTATTGC
This window of the Candidatus Neomarinimicrobiota bacterium genome carries:
- the rsmI gene encoding 16S rRNA (cytidine(1402)-2'-O)-methyltransferase: MSHGKLYMVATPIGNLEDITFRAVETLKRADVVACEDTRVTRILLDKYGITPQKIISHHQHNEKNSIPGILKLLQEGHMVALVSDAGTPVISDPGNGLVREAVKAGIPVIPIPGPSAVTTLLSVCHFPVDMYTFEGFLPHKKGRQTRLKQMAERAHVTVLFESTHRILKLLEELQVYCGERDLLVGRELTKIHETLFRGTVSEAQSWFQDHPVKGEFVLIVAPPVKKTACAQKKS
- the upp gene encoding uracil phosphoribosyltransferase, with amino-acid sequence MGFQVVDHPLIKHKLGLLRRVDTSISHFRQLTQEITILLTYEATRDLILEPRSVMTWQGKAQAERISGKKISVVPILRAGLGMLDGVLALIPSARVNVVGLYRNEETLYPVEYYKKFNNDIQIRDALIIDPMLATGHSMAKVCEMLAEEGCSNIKALCMVAAPEGVQYMDEHFPGVTIYAAALDDHLNEDGYIIPGLGDAGDRIFGTK